A region of the Coriobacteriia bacterium genome:
GCACGATCCTGACAGGATCAACGAGGCGAACGATCCGTCCCACGATGGTCGACTGCCACGGGTCGGTCGTGACAGCTGGGCGGTCCAGGGCGGCGGAGAGATGCGGCGCCGCGGCCTCCTGGACCTGGTGTGCACGTCCCTCTCGACTCTTGTGCAGGTCCAGCGGAAACGCTCCATCCGTCTGCGTCCGATCCGGGTCGACCTGGAGGGACGGCCCTGCGGTCACGGCATGAACGGCGCCGATCAGGTCGTCCTCGTCGATCAGGTGCTGCGTGCCGACCTTGTGGGACGGCAGCTTCCCTGCCCTGATCCACCGACGGATCGTCTCAGGGTTGCGGCCAACGCGTCGGGCCGCCTCAGGCACGGTCAGGGTCATGAGCTGCTCCCGTTGGAGCGGGACGTCGTCATCCACGATAGTTGTAGCATACTACACCAGCATCGCCGATGAGCTTCGAGATGCGGGCAAACGAAATGGAACCGGCGCCCTCTCACGGGCGCCGGTACTTCGATTGGATGTCAGTTGACATCACTCGGTAGAAGTTGGCGGGCGGAGCCAGGCATTCGCCCCGACCGCCGTCAGGCGCCCGCCCGGGTATCGGAGCTGATGTTGCCCGCTCGCGGCCGCGTGGCGAGGTTCGTCACGCCGCGCGTCTGGTCGGCCGTGCACGGCGGTGTCGCGATCGGCCCTGCCGAGCGCACCCTGCGTGCAAGATCCGGTCTCGCGACCATGGCCGACGACGTCACTGCGCACCCCTCGCG
Encoded here:
- a CDS encoding excisionase family DNA-binding protein, which produces MTLTVPEAARRVGRNPETIRRWIRAGKLPSHKVGTQHLIDEDDLIGAVHAVTAGPSLQVDPDRTQTDGAFPLDLHKSREGRAHQVQEAAAPHLSAALDRPAVTTDPWQSTIVGRIVRLVDPVRIVLFGSRARGSARADSDYDLLVVVDAIANRRAMRIAIRRSFADLPVAADVVVSTVEETDGYMPGRPAGVVYWALQEGRVIYHRGNAA